From a single Larimichthys crocea isolate SSNF chromosome XIII, L_crocea_2.0, whole genome shotgun sequence genomic region:
- the smap2 gene encoding stromal membrane-associated protein 2, whose amino-acid sequence MMTGKSVKDVDRYQAVLNSLLALEENKFCADCESKGPRWASWNLGIFICIRCAGIHRNLGVHISKVKSVNLDQWTQEQVQCVQEMGNAKAKRLYEAFLPECFQRPETDQSAEVFIRDKYDKKKYMDKVIDIQMLRKEKSCDNIPKEPVVFEKMKLKKDVSPKTDSQSVTDLLGLDAPAPCPAVSNGGGCVPDSSESPAVSNPPLAHSALDLFSSLPASSSVSSTRNTPVSSSMPQSRVTASVPENLSLFLDPAPKAEEGTVKKLSKDSILSLYASAPSVHASSMATHGLYMNQMGYPTHPYGSYHSLAQAGGMGGAMMTSQMAMMGQQPSGMIGVQQNGMMGQQNGLMGAQGVMAQPSGVMASPYMSGMTQGMMGQQQSGMMGQQQSGMMGQQQSGMMGQQHGGMMGQQQVGGLPHQPAYGAQHAQQLQWNITQVTQHMAGVNLYNTNGMMGYSSQHMGGSTNPGSAHMTAHIWK is encoded by the exons ATGATGACGGGCAAATCTGTGAAAGACGTTGACAGATACCAGGCTGTCCTCAACTCTTTATTGGCGCTGGAAGAGAATAAATTCTGCGCTGACTGTGAATCAAAAG GTCCAAGATGGGCATCATGGAACTTGGGCATCTTCATCTGTATCCGCTGTGCCGGTATCCATCGAAACCTGGGGGTCCACATCTCCAAGGTCAAGTCTGTAAATCTGGACCAGTGGACGCAGGAGCAGGTCCAG TGTGTTCAGGAGATGGGAAATGCCAAAGCCAAACGTCTCTACGAGGCTTTCTTACCTGAGTGTTTCCAGCGGCCCGAGACAGACCAGTCTGCAGAGGTTTTTATCAGGGACAAGTATGATAAGAAGAAGTACATGGATAAGGTGATTGACATCCAAATGCTCAGG aaagaaaagagctgtGACAATATACCCAAGGAACCAGTTGTGTTTGAGAAGATGAAATTG AAAAAAGACGTCAGCCCAAAGACAGATTCACAGTCTGTTACAGATCTGCTTGGATTAG ATGCTCCTGCTCCATGTCCTGCAGTGTCTAATGGTGGAGGATGTGTTCCAGACAGCAGTGAGAGTCCAGCGGTGTCTAATCCACCTCTGGCACACTCTGCACTGGATCTGTTCAGCTCCCTGCCagcttcctcctctgtttcctctaCTAGAAACACG CCTGTTTCCAGCTCCATgccacagagcagagtgactgCCTCGGTGCCTGAAAACCTCAGTCTGTTCCTGGATCCGGCGCCCAAAGCAGAGGAGGGTACTGTCAAGAAACTATCCAAGGACTCTATTCTCTCCCTGTATGCCTCCGCCCCCTCTGTGCACGCCAGTAGTATGGCTACTCACG GATTGTACATGAACCAAATGGGATACCCAACACACCCGTACGGTTCATACCATTCTTTAGCCCAGGCGGGGGGAATGGGAGGCGccatgatgacatcacagatggCCATGATGGGACAGCAACCGAGCGGCATGATTGGAGTTCAACAGAATGGCATGATGGGACAGCAGAATGGCTTAATGGGTGCCCAGGGTGTGATGGCACAGCCCAGTGGCGTTATGGCATCACCCTACATGTCAGGGATGACCCAGGGCATGATGGGACAGCAGCAAAGTGGAATGATGGGACAGCAGCAAAGTGGGATGATGGGACAGCAGCAAAGTGGGATGATGGGACAGCAGCATGGTGGGATGATGGGACAGCAGCAGGTTGGAGGTTTACCTCATCAGCCGGCGTATGGAGCGCAACATGCCCAGCAGCTACAGTGGAACATTACCCAG GTGACTCAACACATGGCCGGCGTCAACCTCTACAACACCAATGGTATGATGGGATACAGCAGTCAACACATGGGAGGCTCGACAAATCCAGGTTCAGCGCACATGACAGCACACATCTGGAAATGA
- the trappc3 gene encoding trafficking protein particle complex subunit 3 produces MSRQSNRTTDSKKMNSELFTLTYGALVTQLCKDYENDEEVNKQLDKMGYNIGVRLIEDFLARSSIGRCQDFRETADVIAKVAFKMYLGVTPSVTNWSPAGDEFSLILENNPLVDFVELPDNHSTLIYSNLLCGVLRGALEMVQMAVDVRFAQDTLRGDNVTEIRMKFIKRIEENLPAGDE; encoded by the exons ATGTCCAGGCAGTCCAACCGAACCACAGACAGCAAGAAGATG AACTCTGAGCTGTTCACTCTGACTTACGGGGCCCTGGTTACCCAGCTTTGTAAAGACTACGAGAATGACGAGGAAGTCAATAAACAACTGGACAAGAT GGGTTATAACATCGGAGTGCGTCTGATTGAGGACTTCCTGGCACGCTCCAGCATCGGCAGGTGTCAGGATTTCCGAGAAACAGCCGATGTCATTGCTAAG GTTGCATTTAAGATGTACCTGGGAGTCACTCCCAGTGTGACCAACTGGAGCCCCGCAGGAGATGAATTTTCCCTCATCCTCGAGAACAACCCGTTGGTTGACTTTGTGGAGCTGCCAGACAACCACAGCACGCTGATCTACTCCAACCTGCTGTGTGGGGTCCTCAGAGGAGCCCTGGAAATG GTCCAGATGGCTGTGGATGTGAGATTCGCTCAGGACACTCTGAGAGGGGACAATGTGACAGAAATCCGCATGAAGTTCATTAAGCGGATCGAAGAAAATCTCCCAGCAGGAGACGAGTGA